The following proteins are encoded in a genomic region of Paenibacillus sp. FSL H3-0469:
- a CDS encoding sialate O-acetylesterase: MIKSFLMLGQSNMAGRGFLHEVDPIYNEKIKMLRNGQWQMMTEPINYDRPVSGVSLAASFADAWSRANSDDEIGLIPCAEGGSSLNDWHPEGILFQHALSEARFALRSSQICGILWHQGESDSYHLLHETYYEKLTLIIETLRNELNLDEVPLIIGGLGDFLGKTGFGQQATEYIQINEQLQRFANEQPNCYFVTAAELTANPDGIHINAVSQRKFGYRYFEAFSNKCHVLEPLRGEEQSLKVERDYSKTEQIYLHSMDLALGKITYAEFEAQMVKVMQV, encoded by the coding sequence ATGATAAAATCATTTTTAATGTTGGGCCAATCTAATATGGCAGGCCGTGGATTCTTGCATGAAGTTGACCCTATATATAATGAAAAAATAAAAATGCTGCGTAATGGACAGTGGCAGATGATGACAGAGCCGATCAATTATGACCGTCCGGTTTCCGGTGTAAGCCTGGCGGCGTCTTTCGCCGATGCCTGGTCGAGAGCCAATTCTGATGATGAAATTGGTTTGATTCCCTGTGCAGAAGGTGGCAGCTCGTTGAATGATTGGCATCCGGAGGGCATCCTTTTTCAGCATGCTTTGTCTGAAGCCCGCTTTGCCTTGCGGTCCAGTCAAATCTGCGGAATTCTTTGGCACCAGGGAGAGAGCGACAGTTATCATTTGCTGCATGAAACCTATTACGAGAAATTAACCCTGATCATCGAGACCCTTAGAAACGAATTGAATCTTGATGAGGTGCCGTTAATCATTGGCGGACTTGGTGATTTCCTTGGGAAGACGGGTTTTGGACAGCAAGCGACAGAGTATATACAGATCAATGAACAACTGCAGCGCTTCGCTAACGAACAGCCAAATTGTTATTTTGTAACGGCAGCAGAGTTGACCGCGAATCCTGATGGCATTCACATAAACGCGGTTTCGCAACGCAAATTCGGCTACCGCTATTTCGAAGCTTTTTCGAACAAGTGTCATGTCTTGGAGCCCCTCCGGGGAGAGGAGCAATCGCTGAAAGTGGAGCGCGACTATTCGAAAACAGAACAGATCTACCTTCATAGCATGGATTTGGCTTTGGGTAAAATTACTTACGCCGAATTCGAGGCGCAGATGGTGAAGGTTATGCAGGTCTGA
- a CDS encoding SDR family oxidoreductase codes for MIVIVGATGTIGSALVERLADLGVPVRALSREPEKLRKQIGEKGRSAIEVVWADAADPESLRRACTGASQLFLAMSNSPRQIELETSIIQIAGQSGIEHIVKISSPAFEQSSPVAVAGWHQEIEQVLRESGLTHTVLRPYAFMQNLMRFAPTITTQNVFFGSMGHSPCNFIDCRDIADVAAEALTNPEVTGQIYTLTGSEIFSYPQIAARLSALLHRPISYINMEPEELLRNLIENGHMPPWLANHVVEIQTMSRVVPESPNDTVRRLLGREPRKLEAFLQEYVENFR; via the coding sequence ATGATAGTTATTGTGGGAGCAACAGGTACGATAGGCAGTGCGCTGGTGGAACGTTTGGCTGATCTTGGCGTGCCCGTCAGGGCTCTGAGCAGAGAGCCGGAGAAGTTGCGTAAGCAGATCGGAGAGAAGGGCCGATCTGCTATCGAGGTCGTATGGGCAGATGCTGCTGACCCCGAATCGCTGCGCCGCGCATGTACAGGTGCCAGCCAGCTCTTCCTCGCCATGTCCAACAGTCCAAGACAAATTGAACTGGAAACTTCAATCATTCAGATTGCAGGCCAATCTGGAATCGAGCACATCGTGAAAATATCCAGCCCAGCCTTTGAGCAGAGCTCTCCAGTAGCAGTGGCGGGCTGGCATCAAGAAATCGAGCAAGTGCTGAGGGAATCAGGTCTCACCCATACCGTGTTACGCCCGTACGCATTCATGCAAAACCTAATGCGCTTTGCACCAACGATTACAACCCAAAATGTTTTCTTCGGCTCCATGGGCCATTCACCGTGTAACTTCATTGACTGCCGCGATATCGCAGACGTTGCCGCAGAAGCTCTAACTAACCCTGAGGTCACAGGCCAAATATATACGCTTACGGGTTCAGAGATTTTCAGCTATCCTCAGATCGCAGCCCGGCTGTCCGCCCTGCTCCATCGGCCAATAAGTTACATCAATATGGAACCCGAAGAACTACTCCGTAATCTTATCGAGAATGGGCATATGCCTCCTTGGCTGGCGAACCACGTTGTGGAGATTCAAACCATGTCCAGGGTGGTTCCAGAAAGTCCAAATGACACGGTGAGGCGCCTGCTCGGCAGAGAGCCGCGCAAGCTGGAAGCTTTTCTGCAGGAGTATGTGGAGAATTTCCGGTAG
- a CDS encoding MarR family transcriptional regulator has product MNNNRKINDMEAIPSLVQSQRQIDRYNLDIDAQAILVASRLMAAGAQLGQASEIHFSRFGLSTGRYRVLADLEDYEGEELPSQLAEHLGVTRATVTGLIDILERDGLVSRRLSSKDGRQKSVILTEEGAKKLREMAPEHFAWLEATVGLLSIDERSVFLDLLGRVTQGISVLMDEPGSKPK; this is encoded by the coding sequence ATGAACAACAATAGAAAAATAAATGACATGGAGGCTATTCCCTCCCTTGTACAATCCCAGCGTCAGATTGACCGCTATAACCTGGACATAGACGCACAGGCTATACTCGTCGCGTCTAGGCTAATGGCAGCGGGAGCCCAGCTTGGTCAGGCCTCGGAGATTCATTTCTCCAGATTCGGCTTATCAACAGGCCGATATCGTGTATTGGCAGATCTCGAAGATTACGAAGGAGAAGAGTTGCCTTCGCAATTAGCAGAGCATCTAGGCGTTACACGTGCTACAGTGACTGGTCTGATCGACATTCTTGAACGGGATGGCCTAGTATCTAGACGGTTAAGCTCAAAAGATGGCCGCCAGAAATCGGTTATTTTGACGGAAGAAGGAGCGAAGAAGCTACGTGAAATGGCTCCTGAGCATTTCGCTTGGCTGGAGGCCACGGTGGGCTTACTCAGTATAGACGAGCGCAGCGTATTCCTCGACTTGCTGGGCCGGGTTACACAAGGCATCTCTGTCCTTATGGACGAACCAGGCTCGAAACCAAAATGA
- the csaA gene encoding chaperone CsaA gives MATIDDFAVLDIRVGTIKEAEFFAEAKVHAIKLKIDFGPEIGMKSSSAQITKRYKAGDVVGKQIIGIVNFPPRRIAGFKSEVLVLGGVPEKGDVILLKPDTELPNGTPIA, from the coding sequence TTGGCAACGATCGATGATTTTGCGGTACTGGATATTCGTGTCGGAACGATTAAGGAAGCGGAGTTTTTTGCAGAAGCAAAGGTCCATGCGATAAAGCTTAAGATTGATTTCGGACCCGAAATCGGTATGAAATCCTCAAGTGCCCAAATCACTAAGCGTTACAAGGCTGGGGATGTTGTAGGGAAGCAAATTATAGGAATCGTTAATTTTCCTCCCCGGCGCATTGCGGGATTCAAATCGGAGGTGTTAGTTTTGGGAGGAGTTCCGGAAAAAGGAGATGTTATTCTATTAAAGCCGGATACTGAATTGCCTAATGGTACTCCTATTGCGTAA
- a CDS encoding putative quinol monooxygenase, protein MNDTRNHYVTVLWEARAKAGREAEMKAFMTAAVTPSRNDPGNIDYEAHEVEGQPGTFIIYERWDNRDALERHLNAPRMQELVPQLLELMEGSIEEGIRLLQPFRPEV, encoded by the coding sequence ATGAACGATACAAGGAACCATTACGTTACTGTACTCTGGGAGGCCAGAGCTAAGGCGGGGAGAGAAGCCGAGATGAAGGCATTTATGACTGCTGCTGTCACTCCGTCGCGCAACGACCCGGGAAACATTGACTACGAGGCTCATGAGGTGGAAGGCCAGCCTGGCACATTTATCATTTACGAGCGCTGGGATAACCGGGATGCTCTCGAACGGCACCTGAACGCCCCCCGGATGCAGGAACTGGTTCCCCAGCTTTTAGAACTGATGGAGGGATCTATTGAGGAAGGGATTCGACTCCTGCAACCGTTCCGTCCAGAAGTGTGA
- a CDS encoding SDR family NAD(P)-dependent oxidoreductase, protein MPFKTQELVVVTGTSSGIGRATAERLAAEGFYVLAGVRRQEDADTIKRTNIEPVIVDVTNTGTLKALAERVEKDPLGRPLRAVVNNAGIAVNAPLEMVPLDEFRRQIEVSVIGQVAVIQALTPALLNSGGRVVNIGSLGGKVSMPGFGIYSAAKYAMEAINDSLRREMSSFGLKVIMITPGGVSTGLSEQGITTAERLAKLMTPDQHRRHDRLFDAVKAQAEAWAKDGIRPEKVAAVVSQAIHVSKPRTRYTVGRDSALLTRLVRILPDKLLDRMLRSQMKLQ, encoded by the coding sequence ATGCCATTCAAAACCCAAGAACTGGTCGTCGTCACAGGTACGTCCAGCGGCATCGGTAGAGCTACCGCAGAGAGGCTCGCCGCTGAAGGATTTTACGTTTTGGCGGGGGTTCGTCGTCAGGAAGACGCCGACACAATCAAACGCACAAATATCGAGCCGGTGATCGTTGATGTTACCAATACCGGCACACTAAAGGCACTGGCCGAACGGGTGGAGAAAGATCCGCTTGGTCGCCCTTTGCGGGCAGTGGTCAACAATGCCGGTATTGCCGTTAACGCACCTCTTGAGATGGTTCCGCTCGACGAATTTCGCCGCCAGATCGAAGTCAGTGTGATTGGACAGGTCGCGGTTATTCAGGCGCTTACCCCCGCCTTGCTGAACAGCGGCGGGCGCGTGGTCAATATCGGTTCGCTTGGGGGCAAGGTCTCCATGCCCGGCTTCGGAATTTATTCGGCTGCTAAGTATGCTATGGAAGCAATCAATGACAGTCTGCGCAGGGAGATGTCCTCGTTTGGATTGAAGGTGATCATGATCACACCGGGGGGTGTCAGCACTGGCCTGTCGGAGCAAGGGATTACGACAGCGGAGCGGCTGGCCAAGTTAATGACGCCGGACCAGCACAGGCGCCATGACCGTCTTTTTGATGCCGTGAAGGCTCAGGCTGAAGCATGGGCAAAGGACGGTATCCGCCCTGAGAAGGTAGCAGCAGTAGTATCACAAGCAATTCACGTAAGTAAGCCGCGTACCCGTTACACGGTCGGTCGCGATTCGGCACTGCTGACCCGACTGGTCCGTATTCTTCCAGACAAGCTCCTCGACCGGATGCTGCGCAGCCAGATGAAATTGCAGTAA
- a CDS encoding TetR/AcrR family transcriptional regulator — MNTYDKILAAALKVLEEEGGAHFSTRAVTKIAQVTAPTLYHHFGNADGLLSAAIVEAFQQLFKSKITAVESTIPEMALRQGWDDYVRFAAARPRIYAAMMGRLLEGAHIEAADQSYQALVNNIQRTAAEGKLAVPAQAAADLVWASANTASWLYVTAQTRKGPPPETGVIDLIRDSIMQIILIQGPDADSR; from the coding sequence ATGAACACATATGACAAAATATTAGCAGCTGCTCTTAAGGTACTCGAAGAGGAGGGCGGAGCCCACTTTTCGACGCGAGCCGTAACTAAGATCGCACAGGTTACGGCGCCTACACTCTACCACCATTTCGGCAATGCCGATGGACTCCTGAGCGCAGCTATAGTGGAAGCGTTCCAACAGTTATTTAAAAGCAAGATTACCGCTGTGGAGTCCACCATTCCAGAGATGGCTCTTCGTCAAGGATGGGATGACTATGTCCGCTTCGCGGCAGCCCGTCCTCGGATTTATGCGGCGATGATGGGGCGGTTGCTCGAGGGCGCCCATATCGAAGCGGCAGATCAGTCGTACCAAGCCCTGGTGAACAATATTCAGAGAACCGCCGCCGAAGGCAAACTGGCTGTGCCAGCCCAGGCTGCGGCAGATCTGGTCTGGGCTTCCGCCAATACGGCCTCTTGGCTGTATGTGACGGCCCAGACTCGTAAGGGACCCCCACCCGAAACCGGCGTCATTGATCTCATTCGGGACAGTATAATGCAGATCATTTTGATCCAAGGGCCGGATGCCGATTCAAGATGA
- a CDS encoding SDR family NAD(P)-dependent oxidoreductase, which translates to MESSTKQEPIQSKFGAKTTARQIAGHYNLRGKNAIVTGGYSGVGLEITKALAKAGAEVLVPVRNLLKAQAALKGIPNVKIGVMDLMKPDSIDFFAEQFLATGKKLHLLINDAGIMAPPLQRDPRGFESQFVTNHLGHFQLTARLWPALVKAEGARVVAVSSRAQRWGGVLFDDPHFFRTEYDPKRAYAQSKSANVLFAVELDRLGRDYGVRAYAAHPGLVPSTNLGSSSMSEHASGLATGMMKILPRILRLFRVTSVLNLFKQLKPHHVGDEFKTNQQGAATPVWCALSGELAGLGGVYCEDCNIAVAVQDSASPYGVLPWAIDPVQAKRLWSLSEELTGVAFPSEGTPHTV; encoded by the coding sequence ATGGAATCCTCAACCAAGCAGGAGCCGATACAATCGAAATTCGGAGCGAAAACAACTGCCCGGCAAATTGCCGGCCATTATAATTTGAGAGGAAAAAATGCAATTGTGACTGGAGGATATTCCGGTGTGGGCCTCGAAATAACGAAGGCACTGGCAAAGGCCGGAGCGGAGGTGCTCGTTCCAGTACGCAATCTTCTCAAAGCCCAGGCGGCATTGAAGGGGATTCCTAATGTGAAAATCGGTGTAATGGATTTGATGAAACCCGATTCTATCGATTTTTTTGCAGAGCAGTTTCTGGCTACCGGTAAAAAACTGCACCTGCTTATTAACGATGCCGGCATCATGGCGCCTCCGCTTCAAAGAGACCCGCGTGGCTTTGAATCCCAATTTGTCACAAATCATCTCGGCCATTTCCAACTGACTGCCAGACTTTGGCCCGCTTTGGTAAAAGCGGAAGGAGCGCGTGTGGTTGCGGTCTCTTCAAGAGCGCAGCGCTGGGGCGGTGTTCTTTTTGATGATCCCCATTTCTTCAGAACTGAATATGATCCGAAGCGCGCGTATGCTCAGTCCAAGTCAGCCAATGTATTGTTTGCCGTAGAGCTTGACCGGTTAGGCAGAGACTACGGTGTCAGAGCGTATGCAGCCCATCCCGGTCTGGTTCCCTCCACCAATCTTGGCAGCAGCTCCATGAGTGAACACGCTTCCGGGCTGGCAACAGGCATGATGAAAATACTACCCCGAATCTTACGGTTATTCCGTGTTACCAGTGTACTCAACCTGTTTAAACAGTTGAAGCCCCATCATGTTGGCGATGAATTCAAAACTAACCAGCAGGGAGCCGCGACGCCGGTATGGTGTGCATTAAGCGGTGAATTGGCTGGCTTGGGCGGCGTGTACTGCGAGGATTGCAACATTGCCGTTGCTGTTCAGGATAGCGCCTCACCTTATGGGGTGCTGCCGTGGGCAATCGATCCCGTACAGGCCAAGCGCCTGTGGTCGCTGAGTGAGGAATTAACGGGTGTTGCATTTCCGAGTGAGGGGACCCCCCACACCGTATAG
- a CDS encoding Crp/Fnr family transcriptional regulator gives MDDKYNSIMEKILNRYKSYISSDTLEKLVEVKKTLHYGKGELLYLENKGYLLLSGILRGFYLDADGNDVTHMFVFEGNTYGMDFVTTDKPHVCSFEALEACVAVELNRAVLREQIQNNPGLMMAYIHMLEEALKRKILRETSLVTKTATERYMDLKKEHPQIEKKVNQAHIASYLGISPVSLSRIRRVIREEN, from the coding sequence ATGGATGATAAATATAACTCAATAATGGAGAAGATACTGAACCGTTACAAAAGCTACATCAGCAGCGATACCTTGGAGAAGCTTGTAGAAGTCAAGAAAACGCTTCATTATGGCAAAGGCGAGCTACTCTATCTTGAGAATAAGGGCTATCTCCTGTTGTCGGGCATTCTGCGCGGATTTTATTTGGATGCGGACGGCAATGATGTGACACATATGTTTGTTTTTGAGGGCAATACCTACGGTATGGATTTTGTGACGACCGACAAGCCTCATGTATGCAGCTTCGAGGCGTTGGAGGCGTGTGTGGCGGTTGAACTGAACCGGGCTGTGCTTAGGGAGCAAATTCAGAATAATCCAGGTTTAATGATGGCATATATCCACATGCTTGAAGAAGCATTGAAGCGAAAAATACTGCGGGAAACCAGTCTTGTCACAAAAACAGCCACAGAGCGGTATATGGATTTGAAGAAAGAACACCCGCAAATAGAAAAAAAGGTAAACCAAGCCCATATTGCCTCTTATCTGGGAATTTCGCCTGTCTCCTTAAGCCGCATCCGCCGCGTGATTAGAGAGGAGAACTAA
- a CDS encoding YafY family protein, which produces MINRRLEIMRTLDSRTKFTARQLAERFGVSLRTIQRDLDYLQQMGVPLYSEVGIHGGYRVLPNRILPPLQLTQHEALGLFLMIEYLEHIPDFPYGIIRAQLADQYYSGLPDDVRDLISRSKQHLAVLQHSSIRPAPLTTQVLGAAVEKREITFAYHSRSGKKNVQVYPLGIYYEQGYWYMPASKQGEIRLYRVDRMEQLEEGPHRIEESLPTLAAWMKAGETRDSTEVILHFTDMGVRLAESDRLFASVLDREWRGCIPVKEFPFTAQKLLAYGPEVKVVSPRELQESVRELLEKTISQYS; this is translated from the coding sequence TTGATTAATCGAAGACTGGAAATTATGCGGACATTGGATTCAAGGACCAAATTTACGGCCCGCCAGCTGGCAGAACGATTCGGAGTATCGCTAAGGACGATCCAGCGCGATCTGGATTATCTGCAGCAGATGGGGGTTCCTCTGTATTCGGAGGTAGGCATCCACGGGGGGTACCGGGTGCTGCCGAACCGGATTTTGCCACCCCTTCAATTAACACAGCACGAAGCGTTGGGATTGTTCCTGATGATTGAATATTTGGAGCATATTCCGGACTTTCCCTATGGAATCATCCGGGCTCAACTGGCAGATCAGTATTATTCGGGATTGCCGGATGATGTGCGGGATCTGATTAGTCGTTCGAAGCAGCATCTTGCTGTTCTTCAGCACTCTTCGATACGCCCAGCTCCGTTAACGACCCAGGTGTTAGGTGCAGCCGTGGAGAAGAGAGAGATTACATTTGCTTATCATTCCCGCAGCGGCAAGAAGAATGTGCAGGTCTATCCGCTCGGGATCTATTATGAACAAGGGTATTGGTATATGCCCGCCAGCAAGCAGGGTGAGATTCGCCTGTATCGGGTCGATCGGATGGAGCAGCTGGAGGAAGGGCCTCACCGAATAGAGGAGTCACTTCCAACGCTCGCAGCATGGATGAAGGCCGGGGAGACCAGGGATAGCACCGAAGTCATATTACATTTTACGGATATGGGTGTAAGGCTGGCGGAGTCGGACCGGTTATTCGCTTCAGTTCTGGACAGGGAATGGCGCGGCTGTATTCCTGTGAAAGAGTTCCCGTTCACAGCGCAGAAGCTGCTTGCCTACGGACCGGAAGTGAAGGTGGTCTCTCCAAGGGAGTTGCAGGAATCCGTCAGAGAGTTGCTGGAGAAGACTATAAGTCAGTATTCATGA
- a CDS encoding dihydrofolate reductase family protein, translating to MSKHKVVLYIAMSLDGYIARPDGSVDWLYEIEGNGGDNGYSEFYGTVGSVVMGRNTYEEVLKLADEFPYADKPAFVLTRSGQPPAPHVVFTGESIDRLIPRLQQTSEGKVWIVGGGLLVQSVLKLQLLDELRIALIPTILGEGIPLFPAGTVPENLTLTHTERMGQIVMLHYQTRYGSPQ from the coding sequence ATGTCAAAACATAAAGTTGTGCTGTACATCGCTATGAGTCTGGATGGTTACATTGCAAGGCCCGATGGCTCTGTCGACTGGTTGTATGAGATCGAAGGAAATGGAGGGGATAACGGGTATAGTGAATTCTATGGAACAGTAGGAAGCGTAGTGATGGGGCGAAATACTTATGAAGAGGTGCTGAAGCTAGCCGATGAATTCCCCTATGCAGATAAACCGGCTTTTGTCCTTACGCGTTCCGGGCAACCGCCTGCGCCACATGTTGTTTTTACAGGAGAATCCATTGACCGGCTTATCCCCCGGTTACAACAAACCTCAGAAGGCAAGGTCTGGATTGTAGGCGGTGGATTGCTTGTCCAGAGCGTCCTGAAGCTTCAATTGCTGGATGAGCTCCGAATTGCGCTTATTCCCACCATTCTGGGAGAAGGCATTCCCTTATTCCCTGCCGGAACAGTGCCAGAGAATCTAACCTTAACCCATACCGAGCGAATGGGTCAGATCGTGATGCTTCATTATCAAACACGATACGGTTCACCGCAATAG
- a CDS encoding nitroreductase family protein: protein MIRKERDPWKMKEAMLAAAAFIQNLQLLAWEQGIGFVWKTNEYNRENVFTSQVGISPEECLIGTLHVDYINKEHVPKPRPRKPAEDLVTWVEG from the coding sequence TTGATCCGTAAAGAACGTGATCCGTGGAAAATGAAGGAAGCGATGCTTGCCGCCGCTGCGTTTATCCAGAATTTGCAGCTCCTGGCCTGGGAACAAGGGATTGGTTTTGTGTGGAAAACGAACGAGTACAACCGGGAGAACGTTTTTACCAGCCAGGTTGGCATTTCCCCTGAAGAATGTCTGATAGGCACCTTGCACGTAGATTACATCAACAAGGAGCATGTTCCCAAGCCCAGACCCCGCAAGCCAGCGGAGGATTTGGTCACTTGGGTGGAGGGGTGA
- a CDS encoding HlyD family efflux transporter periplasmic adaptor subunit — translation MVQIKLTELSEMTDSRELLEAKTHRFISGFLLLLLVLLGAAAIWSYYGEIDTTSKAAAIVRPNEKVSTVQTSSMGKVTDVKVREGMTVQKGTELIAMDTKDLDLQLASQTGQLEKSNRRLSLLKRYRNSVASLHNDFSKTLPDEVVYYDEVEQFLLENQRIQQSQSASSQEIASAIHDNMGSQALLKNDLEVHQSKLTEQQVDIKRKLGLLQTELEQEKLLQYSVAENRSMPASVESKHSQQYAAYETKYGQLKKVAEEKEADYHSLEELGERLVSQVELENARREADTSASQVEQFREETLSGISANVSDADVQLKELQTDLETLIRQASARYSEAEGTRLQQDKLIQELEDLENSKELGRSVEQTALNKLKADRIVQIGSSIEEEQANAKLLQNNIQQLKLEKSNRSLSAPIDGTLNILKEVNVGDVVQTGEALLAVIPANESMYKMSLAVPNSEAGQIKLGDKVHFNFAAFPKQSYGSLTGTVTSIASDSVVQQDGRSYYLVEAALSGKNLVNRRGEQGEIRLGMSAEAYIITDSKRILDFVLEKINLKE, via the coding sequence ATGGTGCAGATTAAGTTAACTGAATTAAGTGAAATGACGGATAGCCGTGAACTGCTTGAAGCTAAGACACATCGCTTTATATCAGGATTTTTGCTCCTTTTGCTAGTGTTGCTAGGTGCGGCAGCCATCTGGTCCTATTATGGAGAGATTGACACAACGTCCAAGGCGGCGGCAATAGTTCGGCCTAACGAGAAGGTCAGTACTGTGCAGACTTCATCAATGGGGAAAGTCACCGATGTTAAAGTCAGAGAAGGAATGACCGTACAAAAAGGTACAGAGCTGATAGCGATGGACACCAAGGATCTGGATCTTCAATTGGCTTCTCAAACCGGGCAACTGGAGAAAAGCAACCGCAGGCTATCACTGCTCAAGAGGTACCGGAATAGTGTAGCCTCACTTCATAACGATTTCTCGAAGACTCTGCCGGACGAAGTGGTTTATTATGATGAGGTAGAGCAATTTTTGCTGGAAAATCAGCGGATTCAACAGAGCCAGTCTGCATCATCACAAGAAATCGCCTCGGCCATTCATGACAATATGGGTTCACAGGCGTTGCTAAAGAACGATCTGGAGGTCCATCAATCCAAGCTTACAGAGCAACAAGTCGATATAAAACGCAAGCTCGGATTGCTTCAAACCGAGCTTGAGCAGGAGAAGCTTCTTCAGTATTCTGTAGCTGAGAATCGAAGCATGCCAGCTTCCGTCGAGAGCAAACACAGTCAACAATATGCGGCTTACGAGACCAAGTACGGACAGTTAAAGAAAGTAGCTGAGGAAAAGGAAGCGGATTATCATAGTTTGGAGGAACTCGGCGAAAGGCTTGTATCGCAGGTGGAGCTTGAAAATGCGCGGAGAGAGGCCGATACGTCGGCCTCTCAGGTTGAGCAGTTCAGAGAAGAGACTCTTTCGGGTATTTCCGCTAATGTATCGGATGCGGACGTTCAGCTGAAAGAGCTGCAAACCGATCTGGAAACACTGATCCGGCAAGCGTCTGCCAGATACTCAGAAGCGGAAGGAACCCGATTGCAGCAGGACAAGCTGATCCAAGAACTTGAGGATTTGGAGAACAGTAAAGAACTTGGACGATCTGTGGAACAGACAGCCCTGAACAAATTGAAGGCAGACCGGATTGTTCAGATAGGCAGCTCAATCGAAGAGGAGCAGGCCAACGCGAAGTTACTGCAAAACAACATTCAGCAACTGAAGCTGGAGAAAAGTAACCGTAGTCTCTCTGCCCCTATTGACGGCACGCTGAACATTCTTAAAGAAGTCAATGTAGGAGATGTAGTCCAGACGGGAGAAGCCTTGCTTGCAGTCATTCCCGCTAACGAATCCATGTATAAAATGAGTTTGGCTGTTCCTAATTCCGAAGCAGGACAGATCAAGCTCGGTGACAAGGTCCACTTTAATTTTGCTGCGTTTCCCAAGCAGAGTTATGGCTCCCTGACCGGAACCGTTACCTCTATTGCCAGCGATTCTGTCGTTCAGCAGGACGGCCGTAGCTATTATCTAGTGGAGGCAGCATTATCCGGCAAAAACTTAGTCAATCGCCGAGGAGAACAGGGTGAGATCCGCTTGGGAATGAGCGCTGAGGCTTATATTATCACCGACTCCAAACGCATTCTCGACTTTGTACTGGAGAAGATCAATCTCAAGGAATAG